The following coding sequences are from one Plasmodium gaboni strain SY75 chromosome 10, whole genome shotgun sequence window:
- a CDS encoding PRE-binding protein has translation MGRKSTTSSILEEKPVNKNSGVVSNMKDALMNDKKQGGSKLNEKKGSRATELSSNAHMNGNIQKKKEDNELENNKKSVHMNNVEENCVIKSKDAVKGGEEKNEGQAKKKNNNNKKKGTKENDMNQTNESGNTNEDKKKGNEKNKGSSNKKYVGNKDENNKVELNELTKNNNNTNAINSNNNKKKNNNKNKNNNNNNNNNNNNNNNNNNNNNNNNNNNNNNNNNNNSDVKKDWKKEIKLKEDERKKAENDLNKKFAKINKADNYKNINDRKEAEMKKKTEIENFISTINSTISRFNGQTTRPINMKLSSADMENKCKDAKSKKKKINPKNLEEIEEANTYINYLEEQLSITKNYENFKNFQNRLINLRKTCEEKLKENLKSMNETKVQEKKLRFVDKIIKMKKEKQNVDISEADIIRKDYAIPTDTYNILLRPYNFLNRIQTKYFVYVDNKLSSTSNNNMNNNNNNLNNMNNYNNNNNMNNMNNNTAGFSSYDNKTNLHIAGCKEDIEQFIFYIQNVDFNSENKNFVNLSNKIFKIMLNMYDGSFKKMEEDTNVFVHVDNDILYYCGMKNDIENLKELIEKATNNEKNLASKNISKNIKLDSILARGFNKSILKEIETKTNTLIRMNYDAKTFDASATIKGSKDSDIEEAEEKLNEILKNLDTEFVPFEEKEIFSLYKKCSYELNEIRKNLNLFIIRQDNGLSLVGKKDNITKALEILEYSKNIISNKTVKKKLTEEEAFLFNSNYRGQIKAKTGAEVKIFNKTNHKELNISGNKNDIDKALEMIEELLKKRKSTQVDINEKVIALLLSSKAQKIKDIEKDTCTSIQINKTSHVAQIYGHEDNIHLAKDVLENLVQSETKEGKEGKFIPNNLYVTVEMNVETEHIGSVIGKKGRTINKIQEDTFAKKIHIDKENKKIYIHGTQKTVDAAQKEIQKILNRSKEESANNNNSSSTNGALNNSYHESRYNNNRHSNNSSSAHHRKSHKSTSRSAPRSSHKSESKTKGVYINTNDEKAFPSLHDVTNMQSRKSKRLSQINQTLTNTKKNEQVSQTDKEPNKNEEDKDNQPKNNVNVEEDVTKKNETQEKEEQQQQETQNDKKEENEEVKQTEKEQQEKDTEKEQEQEEQIKKESNESNEN, from the coding sequence ATGGGAAGAAAATCTACCACTTCATCAATTTTAGAAGAAAAGCCTGTAAACAAAAATAGCGGAGTTGTAAGTAATATGAAGGATGCCCTTATGAATGATAAGAAACAAGGAGGATCTAAATTAAATGAGAAGAAAGGAAGCAGAGCTACCGAATTATCAAGTAATGCTCATATGAATGGAAATATTCAAAAGAAGAAAGAAGATAATgaattagaaaataataagaaatCTGTACATATGAATAATGTAGAAGAAAATTGTGTTATTAAAAGTAAGGATGCGGTTAAAGGAGgagaagaaaaaaatgaaggACAAGCTaagaaaaagaataataataataagaagaaAGGCACAAAAGAAAATGACATGAACCAAACAAACGAATCTGGAAATACAAATGAAGACAAAAAGAAAggaaatgaaaaaaataaaggatCAAGTAATAAGAAATATGTAGGAAATAAGGATGAAAATAACAAAGTGGAATTAAACGaattaacaaaaaataataacaacaCAAATGCTATTAACAgcaataataataagaaaaaaaataataacaaaaataaaaataacaacaacaataataataataataataataataataacaataataacaacaacaataataacaacaacaataataataataacaacaataataacaacaataGTGATGTAAAGAAAGACTGGAAGAAAGAAATCaaattaaaagaagatgaaagaaaaaaagcAGAAAATGAtcttaataaaaaatttgCTAAAATTAACAAAGcagataattataaaaatattaatgatagAAAAGAAGCTGagatgaaaaagaaaacagAAATAGAAAATTTTATCAGTACTATTAATTCAACTATATCAAGATTTAATGGTCAAACTACAAGACcaataaatatgaaattatCATCAGCTGATATGGAGAATAAATGTAAAGATGCTAAATctaaaaagaaaaaaataaatccAAAGAATTTAGAAGAAATTGAAGAAGcaaatacatatataaattatttagAAGAACAATTAAGTATTACTAAAAATTATGAgaattttaaaaattttcaaaatagattaataaatttaagAAAAACATGTGAAGagaaattaaaagaaaatttaaaaagtaTGAATGAAACTAAAGTTCaagaaaagaaattaaGATTTGTagataaaattattaaaatgaaaaaagaaaaacaaaatgtTGATATATCAGAAGCAgatattataagaaaagATTATGCTATTCCAACagatacatataatattttactaagaccatataattttcttaaTCGTATCCAAACcaaatattttgtatatgtagataataaattatcttcaacaagtaataataatatgaacaacaataataataatttaaacaatatgaataattataataataataataatatgaataatatgaataataacACGGCTGGTTTTAGTTcttatgataataaaacaaatttACATATAGCTGGATGTAAAGAAGATATCGAacaatttattttttacatacAAAATGTAGATTTTAATTCAGAAAATAAGAATTTTGTAAATCTaagtaataaaatttttaaaattatgcttaatatgtatgatggaagttttaaaaaaatggaaGAAGATACAAATGTATTCGTTCATGTagataatgatatattatattattgtggtatgaaaaatgatattgagaatttaaaagaattaatagaaaaagcaacaaataatgaaaaaaatttagctagtaaaaatatttcgaaaaatattaaattagATTCTATACTAGCCAGAGGGTTTAATAAAAGTATCTTAAAAGAAATAGAAACCAAAACAAATACATTGATCAGAATGAATTATGATGCAAAAACATTTGATGCATCAGCTACTATTAAAGGTAGTAAAGATAGTGATATTGAAGAAGcagaagaaaaattaaatgaaatattaaaaaatcTAGACACCGAATTTGTTCCTtttgaagaaaaagaaatcttttctttatataaaaaatgctcatatgaattaaatgaaatacGTAAAAATTTAAATCTATTTATAATACGTCAAGATAATGGTTTAAGCTTAGTTGgaaaaaaagataatataacaaaagCTTTAGAAATTTTAGAATATtctaaaaatattatatctaACAAAActgtaaaaaaaaaactaaCAGAAGAAGAAGCCTTCTTGTTTAATTCTAATTATAGAGGACAAATCAAAGCAAAAACAGGAGCAGAAgttaaaatatttaataaaacaaatcacaaagaattaaatataagtggaaataaaaatgatatagATAAAGCTTTAGAAATGATtgaagaattattaaaaaaaagaaaatcTACACAAGTAGATATTAACGAAAAAGTTATAgctttattattatcatctaaagcacaaaaaattaaagataTTGAAAAAGATACATGCACAAGTATACAAATTAATAAAACTAGTCATGTAGCACAAATATATGGACATGAAGATAATATACATCTAGCTAAAGATGTTTTAGAAAATTTAGTTCAATCAGAAACCAAAGAAGGTAAAGAAGGAAAATTCATACCAAATAATCTATATGTCACTGTAGAAATGAATGTAGAAACTGAACATATTGGTAGTGTTATTGGAAAAAAAGGTAGaacaataaataaaatacaagAAGATACTTTTGCcaaaaaaatacatattgataaagaaaataaaaaaatttatatacatgGAACACAAAAAACAGTAGATGCAGCACAAAAGgaaatacaaaaaattcTAAATAGAAGCAAAGAAGAAAGTgcaaataataataatagtagtaGTACAAATGGTGcattaaataattcttatCATGAATCtagatataataataatagacATTCTAATAATTCTTCATCTGCACATCATAGAAAATCTCATAAAAGTACATCCAGATCTGCTCCTAGATCTAGTCATAAATCAGAATCAAAAACGAAGGGTGTCtatattaatacaaatGATGAAAAAGCTTTCCCAAGTCTCCATGATGTAACCAATATGCAATCCAGAAAAAGCAAAAGGCTATCACAAATTAACCAAACACTTACTAATACAAAGAAAAATGAACAAGTATCACAAACAGACAAGGAACCAAAcaaaaatgaagaagacAAAGACAACCAACCCAAAAATAATGTGAATGTAGAAGAAGATgtaacaaaaaaaaatgagacacaagaaaaagaagaacaacaacaacaagAAACACAAAACGACAAAAAGGAAGAAAACGAAGAAGTAAAACAAACAGAAAAGGAGCAACAAGAAAAAGACACAGAAAAAGAACAAGAACAAGaagaacaaataaaaaaagaatcAAATGAATCTAAtgaaaattaa
- a CDS encoding hypothetical protein (conserved Plasmodium protein, unknown function) — MKRFFVLFVIFLVHIWSENVNTFKCNHSKKKKNGHHIKRHITNDEEKKNEYSFLMLGKENEEENKDNKENNQNVNKDNNDNNNSEKKNEEQNHNNEKKQEESTNNNNNNVENNKKEEENHNNEKKIEEQNNNNEKKQEEEENHKQKKNDMLPPEKKINKENLLEYGTHDKEGHFIPSYKTLTDEILSTNNAMEKASSFLKIACSHVMKLIEFIPESKLSSQYIKVDNKNIYLKDIAVECQNNYFNLEKFSMTLIVFNSKINKFIYSQEK; from the exons ATGAAAAGATTTTTTGTgttatttgttatttttcTTGTGCATATATGGTCAGAAAATGTTAATACCTTTAAATGTAATCATTcgaagaaaaaaaaaaatggacATCATATTAAGCGCCATATAACAAACGACGaggagaaaaaaaatgaatacaGTTTTCTTATGCTAGGAAAAGAAAAcgaagaagaaaataaagacAACAAAGAAAACAATcaaaatgtaaataaagataataatgataacaataacagtgaaaaaaaaaatgaagaacAAAACCATAACAATGAAAAGAAACAAGAAGAATCAACtaataacaacaataacaatgtagaaaataataaaaaagaagaagaaaatcataataacgaaaaaaaaatagaagaacaaaataataataacgaaaaaaaacaagaagaagaagaaaatcataaacaaaaaaaaaatgatatgCTACCAccagaaaaaaaaattaataaagaaaatttattaGAATATGGTACTCATGATAAAGAAGGACATTTTATTCCTTCCTACAAAACATTAACGGACGAAATTTTATCAACAAATAATGCTATG GAAAAAGCTTCGAGTTTTCTAAAAATCGCCTGCTCACATGTCATGAAACTGATAGAATTCATACCCGAGTCCAAATTATCTTCTCAATATATTAAAgttgataataaaaatatatacttaaaAGATATAGCTGTAGAATGTCAGAATAATTATTTCAACCTAGAAAAATTTTCTATGACTTTAATTGTCTTtaattcaaaaataaacaaatttatttattcacaagaaaaatga
- a CDS encoding hypothetical protein (conserved Plasmodium protein, unknown function), which yields MNSSVLCIFSNMLLKENIQNNLLWKRIEKRSYELINDFEVNDIASFLFCLSKVRYDTNLYDNFIPLIKKKCEYFNTSNLAMLISTYSKRKKTKNKKTEDDYIIMLLKDELKKKVHTIYNIVEISMILNALVKCNIKDNDLYTKLSNIIIDNVMYNNVHIRDLCVITYCYATILYNNDNLFIILSQRINQLIEQANLMDLCRILYSYMRIKKNYNHILKSCTIQIKDIIYNRSSISDVINCIHFLPSLKEIIENEQDEEIAGFDDYDNENNTKDNHKICDNKYNINYSNVHNMNVSISYDRTCNYHINYFNLYNYVIHIFNKYFISYIHMLTSKQISNILYIYSRYNIFICPSIVHVFIEKVKNMQLTRELKIYMLYSLSILLKNYESKNIFKYDEKNTTPKCYDMKNYISKCDDYMDDNKLKSYTINNSFQNNKSCEIFKKKQHNGNIYNFYELDINNIFIKPNSEYIIKENGNIQNRKNNMLYINNYNFVKLKNNLIECLNLWEQDINDYINNHDLSLTQDVIRRVLNIFLILNYSHNSVIYSIRNYVILNYKNINEHNAYMIMYYFQQLNKLNDDDDFAEILTCKMKSLK from the coding sequence ATGAATTCTTCTGTTCTTTgtattttttcaaatatgttattaaaagaaaatatacaaaataatttattatgGAAAAGAATAGAAAAACGATCTtatgaattaataaatgatTTTGAAGTTAATGATATTgcttcatttttattttgtttaaGCAAAGTTAGATATGATacaaatttatatgataattttattcctttaataaaaaagaaatgtgaatattttaatacGTCTAATTTGGCCATGTTAATATCTACATATTccaaaagaaaaaaaacaaaaaacaaaaaaacagaagatgattatattataatgttattaaaagatgaattaaaaaaaaaagtacacacaatatataacattGTAGAAATATCCATGATTCTTAATGCATTAGtaaaatgtaatattaaggataatgatttatataCTAAACTtagtaatattattattgataatgtaatgtataataatgtaCACATTAGAGATTTATGTGTAATTACATATTGTTATGCtactatattatataataatgacaacttatttataatattatctcAAAGAATTAATCAATTAATAGAACAAGCCAATCTAATGGACTTATGtagaatattatattcatatatgagaataaaaaaaaactataatcatattttaaaatcATGTACCATACAAATtaaagatattatatataatagaaGCTCCATCTCTGATGTAATTAATtgtattcattttttaCCAAGCCTCAAGGAAATTATAGAAAATGAGCAAGACGAAGAAATTGCAGGTTTCGACGATTACGATAATGAGAATAATACAAAAGATAATCATAAAATCtgtgataataaatataatataaattatagTAACGTTCATAATATGAATGTTTCAATATCATATGACAGAACATGCaattatcatattaattattttaatttatataattatgtaatacatatattcaataaatattttattagttatatacatatgttAACATCAAAACAGAtaagtaatatattatatatatattcaagatacaatatatttatttgtcCTTCCATTGTACATGTTTTTATTGAAAAAGTTAAAAACATGCAGTTAACAAGggaattaaaaatatacatgCTTTATTCCTTATCCatacttttaaaaaattatgaatcaaaaaatatattcaagtatgatgaaaaaaatactaCACCCAAATGTTATGAcatgaaaaattatatctCCAAATGTGATGATTATATggatgataataaattaaaaagttATACAATAAACAATTCatttcaaaataataaatcatgtgaaatatttaaaaaaaaacaacaTAATGGTAACATATACAATTTTTATGAATTGgacataaataatatttttattaaacCCAATTctgaatatattataaaagaaaatggaaatattcaaaataggaaaaataatatgttatatataaataattataattttgtaaaattaaaaaataatttaatcGAATGTTTAAATTTATGGGAACAGGACAttaatgattatataaacaatcATGACCTTAGTTTAACTCAAGATGTTATAAGAAGAGtgttaaatatttttttaattttaaattacTCCCACAATAGTGttatatatagtataaGAAATTATGTTATACTtaattacaaaaatataaatgagCATAATGCATATATGATCatgtattattttcaaCAATTAAACAAGTTAAATGATGATGACGATTTTGCTGAAATTTTGACGTGTAAAATGAAATcattaaaatga
- a CDS encoding putative E3 ubiquitin-protein ligase, with protein MLHLRMNGDNKYVKNNSRHKEKNKLNNNIKEEKEILNINNSDVEVLNKTESCESCDISVSSPRNINEEKNKKKDNKKNKKGTKVNYLVNYNRYKPTRIHLFKKKCSYPYVKKNINQYINCNFRYYVKEKNYLIQNIDENIKWDQIEKVDYIIYDNTSLTCPICLENNIISPRITKCRHIFCFFCILKYFINEEKKIWKKCPICFDIISENDLRIVKFHYVKNYNINDKINLCLLYTENKKINIKSDRLDFNNNFNITNNYFIKDNKVINYKYFVNIDYMNENLTTVSQTHSEQILKLNLNSGIQFSKLFYIYNPLSIWIKDLSIFNLILTNKNFKFVASDDHVIEKAIAHIKFKISEYLNIPLDRLNPKLKIDQNNFDSFYLYDNLAHDVYESIEQIKNEMTLEMELTKNQRATNIKVPISNTNKKKNQDVTDSKDLNQIYFYQCIDGQCIFLDPFILNLLFYEYDQDMNKLPKFLCNKKITHIESFELDEKIRKRYAILSHLPLGVNVLFVSINIDDMLSNRTKEHFSKEIAVQKNKHLNIMKRKIKEEKYLKLLADEEINRKEKSYWNLTSNKIVMANTENCLNSSILRYSKEEGKKHFHGELNEQYSYEPSNEHSYDHLPDESYKYVTQHSYDYLPEQPYKEDNSCNNENLLLKRMIDIDHLNNKKEWNEHSNYMENKKSVNESSKKKKKKKSGGNKSNSISPRSNVEINNSNEKKVEVPKRSFLEIAKKKCDVNENKIQMEKKNDENLSIGSGPVNINLLDLINNKKSKKKKKNQVMELK; from the exons ATGCTACACCTAAGAATGAATggtgataataaatatgtaaaaaataatagtagACATAAGgagaaaaataaattaaacaataatataaaagaagaaaaagaaatattaaacatTAATAACAGTGATGTAGAAGTATTGAATAAAACTGAATCGTGTGAAAGTTGTGACATTAGTGTTAGTAGTCCtagaaatataaatgaagagaaaaataaaaagaaagataataaaaaaaataagaaagGTACTAAAGTAAATTATTTAGTTAATTATAATAGATATAAGCCAACTAgaatacatttatttaaaaaaaaatgtagTTATCcatatgtaaaaaaaaatattaatcaatatattaattGTAATTTTAGATATTAtgtaaaagaaaaaaattatttaattcagaatattgatgaaaatataaaatggGATCAAATTGAAAAAGTGgattatattatatatgataatacTTCTTTAACTTGTCCTATATGTcttgaaaataatattatatcacCTAGAATAACCAAATGTAGACATATATTTTGctttttttgtattttaaaatattttattaatgaagaaaaaaagatatGGAAAAAATGTCCAATCTGTTTTGATATCATTAGTGAAAACGATCTACGTATTGTCAAATTTCATTATgttaaaaattataatatcaatgataaaattaatttatgtttattatatacagaaaataaaaaaataaacataaaatcAGATAGATTAgattttaataataattttaatattactaataattattttataaaagataataaagttatcaattataaatattttgtaaatatagATTATATGAATGAAAATCTAACAACTGTTAGTCAAACTCATTCAGAACAAATACTTAAATTAAATCTAAATTCTGGAATACAATTTTCAAaacttttttatatatataatccCTTATCTATATGGATAAAGGATTTATCTATTTTTAATCTTATTCTCACaaacaaaaattttaaattcGTTGCATCAGATGATCATGTTATAGAAAAAGCTATAGCacatattaaatttaaaattagTGAATATCTAAATATACCTTTAGACAGGTTAAATCCAAAACTTAAAATCgatcaaaataattttgaCTCATTCTATTTGTATGACAATCTAGCCCACGACGTCTAC GAGAGCAttgaacaaataaaaaatgaaatgaCGTTAGAAATGGAATTGACCAAAAACCAGAGGGCTACAAATATTAAAGTACCTATTTCTAATACgaacaaaaagaaaaaccAGGACGTGACCGATTCGAAAGATTTAAATC aaatatatttttatcagTGCATTGACGGCCAGTGCATATTCCTAGATCCATTTATTTTGAA TTTATTGTTTTATGAATACGATCAGGATATGAACAAGCTCCCGAAATTTTTATgcaataaaaaaataacacATATTGAATCATTCGAACTAGATGagaaaataagaaaaag atATGCAATACTATCGCACTTGCCTCTAGGTGTTAATGTCTTATTTGTTTCAATCAATATAG ATGATATGTTGTCCAATAGAACAAAGGAACATTTCTCA aAAGAAATAGCtgtacaaaaaaataaacatctcaatattatgaaaagaaaaattaagGAGGAAAAGTACTTGAAACTTTTAGCA gatgaagaaattaatagaaaagaaaaaagtTATTGGAATTTAACCAGCAACAAAATTGTAATGGCCAATACAGAAAATTGTTTAAACTCCAGCATATTGAg ATATTCAAAAGAAGAAGGAAAAAAACATTTCCATGGAGAGTTGAACGAACAATACTCTTATGAACCTAGCAATGAACATTCATATGATCATTTACCTGATGAgtcatataaatatgtaacTCAACACTCATACGATTATTTACCTGAACAGCCATATAAAGAAGATAATTCCTGTAACaatgaaaatttattattaaaaagaatgaTAGATATAgatcatttaaataataaaaaagaatgGAATGAACATTCAAATTATATGgagaataaaaaaagtgtGAATGAATcttccaaaaaaaaaaaaaaaaaaaaaagtggAGGAAACAAAAGTAATAGTATATCTCCTCGTAGCAATgtagaaataaataattcaaatgaaaaaaagGTAGAAGTACCAAAAAGAAGTTTTCTTGAAATAGCTAAAAAGAAATGTGATGTTAATGAGAATAAAATACAGATggagaaaaaaaatgatgaaaatttaAGCATTGGATCTGGACCTGTCAATATTAATTTGTTAGATTtgataaataataaaaaatccaaaaaaaaaaaaaaaaaccaaGTAATGGAATTAAAATGA
- a CDS encoding putative DNA repair protein RAD23: MKIKVRTLQNNEEEINVDPDDSILDLKKKVEAVLTDMPSDKQKLIFSGKILKDEDKATDILKDNDIVIVMVTRRIINKNNTKEDVNKESLNKMDNNNNQKSDGNNNITTLNTEEQKENKENKNENTNDNIYNNFNNAESMLLTGDKLKESIDNICAMGFEKEQVKKAMILAYNNPNRAIDYLTNGFPNENINVNTNENINNESNLSNLLNTENNSLLEGNSAHPLSSNEEAFRNSTFFNAIRDMALSNPQRLPELLQMIGRTDPSFLEYIRQNQTEFLAALQNYGNNLNDHEEHSDDNINNHLDDNLDIADDENTIQNDSFLQDVGQQVLSDPNNENINIPITPLNENEMESIKKLESLGFPKHVALEAFIACDKNEEMAANYLFENMNDFASE, encoded by the coding sequence atgaaaataaaagtgAGGACACTACAAAACAACGAAGAAGAAATTAATGTAGACCCAGATGATAGTATACttgatttaaaaaaaaaagtggAAGCAGTTTTAACAGACATGCCAAGTGATAAACagaaattaatatttagtggaaaaatattaaaagatgAAGACAAAGCAAcagatatattaaaagataatGATATAGTTATTGTAATGGTTACCAgaagaattattaataaaaataatacaaaagAAGATGTAAATAAAGAATCATTAAACAAGAtggataataataataatcaaaaatctgatggaaataataatataacgACATTAAATACAGAAGAACAAAAGGAGAAtaaggaaaataaaaatgaaaatacaaatgataatatatataataattttaataatgcTGAATCTATGCTATTAACAGGagataaattaaaagaatccatagataatatatgtgCTATGGGATTTGAAAAGGAACAAGTAAAAAAAGCAATGATACTTGCTTATAATAATCCTAATAGAGCTATTGATTATTTAACTAATGGATTTccaaatgaaaatataaatgttaatacaaatgaaaatataaataatgaatcTAATCTTtctaatttattaaatacTGAAAATAATTCCTTATTGGAAGGAAATTCAGCACATCCATTATCATCAAATGAAGAAGCTTTTAGAAATTCCACATTTTTTAATGCTATCAGAGATATGGCATTATCCAATCCACAAAGATTACCAGAACTTTTACAAATGATTGGAAGGACAGATCCTTCTTTTTTAGAATATATAAGACAAAACCAAACAGAATTCTTAGCAGCTCTTCAAAATTATggaaataatttaaatgatcATGAAGAGCATTcagatgataatataaacaacCATTTAGATGATAATCTCGACATTGCAGATGATGAAAATACTATACAAAATGATTCCTTCTTACAAGATGTAGGACAACAAGTTTTATCAGATCcaaataatgaaaatattaatatacCTATTACCCctttaaatgaaaatgaaatggaaagtattaaaaaattagaaTCATTAGGATTTCCAAAACATGTAGCACTTGAAGCATTTATAGCATgtgataaaaatgaagaaatgGCAGCAAATTATCTTTTTGAAAATATGAACGATTTTGCATcagaataa
- a CDS encoding hypothetical protein (conserved Plasmodium protein, unknown function), with product MNNFQRVIYASRFMRVFGKFKRAQLREKPQRKIGPFCNPVKRLVRLKEKERLFCDIGLPRMIPRAKVRESEKLLEVIEAPKVKREVLERRLEFLLSNESVYQQLYNKMYNGITPYQCELYMWERQMRDLRKIYRAQYLHKLSEVTNEEREKQLKLLLQTKEDKRKRRQEIRDRILQDKKRRAILKDRLSLEKKVTQSILFKRQSNRKKKNIYWLMKLQQKSTYLNETDFKNKIEQKNQENDPLFNRNISVSSLYKNLGYQTKEDKNENTKVFKVDKLYRKLLEDSFEFLEEDEEQYEHNFIQNVNDPNHVSHKERAHILYSSFTNEEKIKLLDDKIAILTKTIEQKSFSKEVQNNDLMFYIQLKDKLEASKQAFLEKNYLNDIQKVQ from the exons atgaataatttcCAGCGAGTTATATACGCATCAAGGTTTATGCGAGTTTTCG GGAAGTTTAAGAGAGCACAACTGAGGGAAAAGCCACAGAGAAAAATAGGACCCTTTTGTAATCCAGTGAAACGGTTAGTTAgattaaaagaaaaagaaagatTATTTTGTGACATTGGATTGCCTCGTATGATTCCTAGGGCTAAGGTTAGAGAATCtgaaaaattattagaAGTTATTGAAGCGCCGAAAGTAAAGAGAGAAGTATTAGAGAGAAGATTagaatttttattatcaaatgAAAGTGTATATCaacaattatataataaaatgtataatgGAATAACACCTTATCAATgtgaattatatatgtggGAAAGACAAATGCGAGatttaagaaaaatatacaGAGCACaatatttacataaatTGAGTGAAGTTACAAATGAAGAAAGAGAAAAACaattaaaattattgttacaaacaaaagaagataaaagaaaaagaagacAAGAAATTAGAGATAGAATATTACaagataaaaaaagaagagctatattaaaagataGATTATctttagaaaaaaaagttacacaatctattttatttaaaagacaatcaaatagaaaaaaaaaaaatatatattggTTAATGAAATTACAACAAAAGAGtacatatttaaatgaaacagattttaaaaataaaatagaacaaaaaaatCAAGAAAATGATCCTTTATTTAATCGTAATATTTCAGTAAGTagtttatataaaaatttagGATATCAAACAAAAgaagataaaaatgaaaatacTAAAGTTTTTAAAGTAGATAAGCTTTATAGAAAATTATTAGAGGATTCTTTTGAATTTCTAGAAGAAGATGAAGAACAATATGAACATAATTTTATACAAAATGTAAATGATCCAAATCATGTTTCACATAAAGAAAGAGCTCATATTCtatattcttcttttaCAAATGAAGAGAAAATTAAACTTCTCGATGATAAAATTGCAATACTTACTAAAACAATAGAACAAAAATCATTTTCTAAGGAAGTGCAAAATAATGATcttatgttttatatacaattaaAGGATAAGTTAGAAGCATCCAAACAAGCTTTTctagaaaaaaattatttaaacGATATTCAAAAGGTAcaataa